The following coding sequences are from one Microbulbifer sp. TB1203 window:
- the hisC gene encoding histidinol-phosphate transaminase: MSNPFWSPELAQLEPYVPGEQPRGRLIKLNTNENPYPPSPRALEALADEQLAEALRRYPDPESTELCTAIAGQYGLDSGQVFVGNGSDEVLAHSFYSFFRRPEPLLFPDITYSFYPVYCQLYGIDYRTPPLRDDFSLAVEDYAGPAAGVILPNPNAPTGRYLSLEEIERLLRLQSQRVVAIDEAYIDFGGESAVRLIGDHPNLLVIRTLSKSHALAGLRLGYALGQRHLIEGLERTKNSFNSYPIDSVAQRVALAAVQDSAWLADSSARVIATRERVVAALTGLEFEVVPSKANFILARPRGIGAEDLYRELRRRDILVRYFNKPRISEYLRISIGTDGEMDALLAACAEIIGSRTG, translated from the coding sequence TTGAGCAATCCCTTCTGGAGCCCCGAGCTGGCACAACTGGAACCCTATGTCCCCGGGGAACAGCCCCGCGGCCGGCTGATCAAGCTGAACACCAACGAGAACCCCTACCCGCCCTCGCCCCGCGCGCTGGAGGCGCTGGCGGACGAACAGTTGGCGGAAGCCCTGCGTCGCTACCCGGACCCGGAATCCACCGAGCTGTGCACTGCCATCGCCGGGCAGTACGGCCTCGACAGCGGCCAGGTGTTTGTCGGCAACGGTTCCGATGAAGTGCTGGCGCACAGCTTCTACAGCTTCTTTCGCCGTCCGGAACCACTGCTGTTCCCGGACATCACCTACAGCTTCTACCCGGTCTACTGCCAGCTCTACGGCATCGACTACCGCACGCCGCCGCTGCGGGACGACTTCAGCCTGGCGGTGGAAGACTACGCCGGCCCCGCCGCCGGCGTAATCCTGCCCAACCCCAACGCCCCCACTGGTCGCTACCTGTCGCTGGAGGAGATCGAAAGGTTGCTGCGGCTGCAGTCCCAGCGAGTGGTGGCCATCGACGAAGCCTATATCGACTTCGGCGGCGAGAGCGCGGTGCGCCTGATCGGCGATCACCCAAACCTGCTGGTTATCCGCACCCTGTCCAAATCCCATGCCCTGGCCGGACTGCGCCTGGGTTATGCCCTGGGACAGCGGCACCTGATCGAGGGACTGGAGCGCACCAAGAACTCCTTCAACTCCTACCCCATCGACAGCGTCGCCCAGCGCGTGGCACTCGCGGCGGTGCAGGACAGCGCCTGGCTGGCCGACAGCAGTGCCCGGGTGATCGCCACCCGCGAACGGGTGGTCGCAGCACTGACCGGGCTGGAGTTTGAGGTAGTGCCGTCCAAAGCCAATTTCATCCTTGCGCGGCCGCGGGGCATCGGCGCGGAAGACCTGTACCGCGAACTGCGCCGGCGGGATATCCTGGTGCGCTATTTCAACAAGCCGCGCATCAGTGAGTACCTGCGCATCTCCATCGGCACCGATGGGGAGATGGATGCGCTGCTGGCCGCCTGTGCGGAGATAATAGGCTCACGGACTGGGTAA
- a CDS encoding FHA domain-containing protein gives MALIIEELNRSQRVQARYRMDGERFTLGRAYHNDVILDDPHADPRHAEVVRDEDGGYTLRDLHSANGSQLLGNNRDKSVKAGAFSERAIESGDEIQLGKTHLRFTDSEARVAPALPLHSLERLFERLSHPAAAFALLFTVGLSTLAISYLGYARSYEWTLAANLVAGSVVGLLVYAAAWAFIGRVVRHETRFFTHLSIAALGALLYATWEWFGGLLDFNYALGNWKGVLDLLVLALLLPAMLWCACFLAMNLSPRWRWGVALLLPWSFLGLGMAEDIGGMRDFNALPEISTEIKYEDMLWREPVPMQQFIAGSPALFDIPLDKKARDEDEAEDEVKDAPKQQTPTGQETETES, from the coding sequence ATGGCACTGATTATCGAAGAACTCAACCGTTCCCAGCGGGTACAGGCCCGCTATCGCATGGACGGCGAGCGTTTCACCCTGGGGCGTGCCTACCATAACGATGTCATCCTCGACGACCCCCACGCCGACCCCCGCCACGCGGAGGTGGTGCGCGACGAAGACGGTGGCTACACCCTGCGGGACCTGCACAGCGCGAACGGCAGCCAACTGCTCGGCAACAACCGCGACAAATCGGTCAAGGCGGGTGCCTTCAGCGAGCGCGCTATCGAATCCGGCGACGAGATACAACTGGGCAAGACCCATCTGCGCTTTACCGACAGCGAGGCAAGGGTGGCGCCGGCGCTGCCGCTGCACTCGCTGGAGAGACTGTTCGAGCGGCTCTCGCACCCGGCGGCGGCCTTCGCACTGCTGTTCACCGTGGGCCTGTCCACCCTGGCGATCAGCTACCTGGGCTATGCGCGCAGTTACGAGTGGACTCTGGCGGCGAACCTGGTGGCGGGCAGTGTGGTGGGCCTGCTGGTTTATGCGGCGGCCTGGGCCTTTATCGGCCGGGTGGTGCGCCACGAGACGCGATTCTTTACCCACCTGTCGATCGCCGCCCTAGGAGCCCTGCTGTATGCGACCTGGGAGTGGTTCGGCGGCCTGCTGGATTTCAACTATGCCCTCGGCAATTGGAAGGGCGTGCTCGACCTATTGGTACTGGCACTGCTGCTGCCCGCCATGCTCTGGTGCGCCTGCTTCCTGGCCATGAACCTGTCCCCGCGCTGGCGCTGGGGCGTGGCACTGCTGCTGCCCTGGAGCTTTCTCGGCCTGGGAATGGCCGAGGATATCGGCGGGATGCGCGATTTCAACGCGCTGCCGGAGATCTCCACCGAGATCAAGTACGAAGACATGTTGTGGCGCGAGCCGGTGCCCATGCAGCAGTTTATCGCCGGTTCGCCGGCACTGTTCGATATTCCCCTGGATAAAAAAGCCCGCGATGAGGACGAGGCTGAGGATGAGGTGAAGGACGCGCCGAAACAGCAAACTCCCACCGGGCAGGAGACGGAGACAGAGTCTTGA
- a CDS encoding serine protease yields MRLLTLLFCCFTGFASAQSYEKLYSDYRESLYQIRLIEKSSNSKAAIGSGFQISADGLVATNYHVVAEAVRKPEKYRLQYLSVDGNRGELELLDIDVVNDLALLRQDKPGPEHINLSRHAPSHGTTIISLGNPLDLGMTLVPGTYNGIAAGSFYDRIHFSGSINPGMSGGPVIDAKGEVVGINVATAGNQISFLVPVDKLIALREHYQRQDGRPVDLQAATHRQLLDNQQKIIDSVLEAEWKLRPLGDAMVVGEILPSIQCWGNSEEDEDNPVKRIDKGCTGQDVIYLSENFNTGRVEYEFFWLEADDLLPSRFYSEYESQMSSFYPGNMAGEDDVTNFRCRQGFTSQERKVGKSKADNDRQPVRARTSYCVRRYQQFPDLYDVFFLSLTVDQKDRALVSHFTLSGFTETSATAFSEKFTSEIQWH; encoded by the coding sequence ATGCGCCTGCTTACCCTGTTGTTCTGCTGTTTTACCGGTTTCGCCTCGGCGCAAAGTTACGAAAAGCTCTACAGCGACTATCGCGAGAGCCTCTACCAGATCCGCCTGATCGAAAAGTCCTCCAACTCCAAGGCGGCCATCGGTTCCGGCTTCCAGATCTCCGCCGACGGCCTGGTCGCGACCAATTACCATGTGGTGGCGGAGGCGGTGCGCAAGCCGGAGAAATATCGCCTGCAGTACCTGTCGGTGGACGGCAACCGGGGCGAGCTGGAGCTGCTGGATATCGATGTGGTCAACGACCTGGCACTGCTGCGCCAGGACAAGCCCGGGCCGGAACATATCAATCTGTCCCGGCACGCCCCCAGTCACGGAACCACCATCATCTCCCTGGGCAATCCCCTGGATCTGGGCATGACCCTGGTGCCGGGTACCTACAACGGCATTGCCGCCGGCAGTTTCTACGACCGTATTCACTTTTCCGGCTCGATCAATCCCGGCATGAGCGGCGGGCCGGTGATCGATGCCAAAGGTGAGGTGGTGGGGATCAATGTGGCCACCGCCGGCAACCAGATCAGCTTCCTGGTGCCGGTGGATAAGCTGATCGCGCTGCGGGAGCACTACCAGCGGCAGGACGGCCGCCCGGTGGACCTGCAGGCCGCTACCCACCGGCAGTTGCTCGACAACCAGCAGAAAATCATCGACTCCGTACTGGAAGCGGAGTGGAAACTGCGCCCCCTGGGGGATGCCATGGTGGTGGGGGAGATACTCCCCTCCATCCAGTGCTGGGGCAACTCCGAGGAGGACGAGGACAACCCGGTCAAGCGCATCGACAAGGGTTGCACCGGCCAGGACGTGATCTACCTGTCGGAGAATTTCAACACCGGCCGGGTGGAGTACGAGTTTTTCTGGCTGGAGGCGGACGACCTGCTGCCCTCGCGTTTCTACAGCGAATACGAAAGCCAGATGAGCAGCTTTTACCCCGGCAATATGGCCGGCGAGGACGACGTCACCAACTTCCGCTGCCGCCAGGGCTTTACCTCCCAGGAGCGCAAAGTTGGGAAATCCAAGGCCGATAACGACCGGCAGCCGGTGCGGGCCCGCACCAGCTACTGCGTGCGCCGCTACCAGCAGTTCCCGGACCTGTACGATGTTTTCTTCCTGAGCCTTACCGTGGACCAGAAGGACCGCGCCCTGGTCAGCCACTTCACTCTGTCCGGATTTACCGAGACGTCGGCGACCGCCTTTTCCGAGAAGTTCACGAGCGAGATCCAATGGCACTGA
- a CDS encoding PLP-dependent transferase, whose protein sequence is MDSNLQDAKVLSPRRNSSNATTTAELAREQLQHFSIDPGSEHGRLLLDTAELLYRAQGNLSELWAQSATTLQKLDRSDKVAWFNAKRFMSFQLAKLLDTLQNPLRASFQSLQGSGDFNVATRGGYPLFDNIPAIFSATPVIARTATYIYACTEWVDDAFRGREPSHDIYSRLLNPTSISLANAIVDLECGPESADYLAWNFNSGMAAIDALLTNQLSHGDILIVSRHIYGGVHQLLVDHYGRRDKMAIELVWFDGTGAGEFERLLQHTLKSHAEKISGGARVHAYLESPCNPHGTMLDVPGICAAAHRHDILVSLDSTLATPFLYRPLRRKDKAERPDFVVHSYTKDIGGTGGTTAGVVIGENHRMFIPKGDSAKGVSWDRCLFWDVYYIKGAFLDADKAWEVHNGMRTLEMRMLKKCINTLCLSHFFASHPEIRVNSHALEEHDNSDLRRRLLRYGLPTPLFSIDMEAAGLPDEAFKRFFDALEPAFGQMVSLGQTNTMVLCPAFTSHSELSPQALRAADIHPTTIRISVGDENMAQLAAQFISCAKLHLDPVRPGFSEGFMSPDEADGMFARFYLDCHRKVAEEFPRIADYL, encoded by the coding sequence ATGGATAGTAATCTGCAAGATGCAAAAGTTCTCTCCCCCCGGCGCAACAGCAGTAATGCGACGACCACCGCGGAGCTGGCCCGCGAGCAGCTGCAGCATTTTTCCATTGACCCGGGCTCGGAGCACGGCCGTCTGCTGCTTGACACCGCAGAACTGCTCTACCGCGCCCAGGGCAACCTGAGCGAGTTGTGGGCCCAGAGCGCGACCACACTGCAGAAACTGGACCGCTCCGACAAAGTCGCCTGGTTCAACGCCAAACGCTTTATGAGCTTCCAGTTGGCCAAGCTGCTGGACACCCTGCAAAACCCCCTGCGCGCCAGTTTCCAGAGCCTGCAGGGGAGCGGCGATTTCAATGTCGCCACCCGCGGCGGCTACCCGCTGTTCGACAACATCCCGGCGATCTTCTCCGCCACTCCCGTGATCGCGCGCACCGCCACCTATATCTACGCCTGCACCGAGTGGGTGGACGACGCCTTCCGCGGCCGCGAGCCCAGCCACGATATCTACTCGCGCCTGCTCAACCCCACCTCCATCTCCCTGGCCAACGCCATTGTCGACCTGGAGTGTGGGCCCGAGTCGGCGGACTACCTGGCGTGGAATTTCAACTCCGGCATGGCGGCGATCGACGCACTGCTGACCAACCAGCTCTCCCACGGCGATATCCTGATCGTCTCGCGGCATATCTACGGCGGCGTGCACCAGTTGCTGGTGGATCACTACGGGCGCCGGGACAAAATGGCCATTGAGCTGGTGTGGTTCGACGGCACCGGCGCGGGGGAGTTCGAACGGTTGCTGCAGCATACGTTGAAGTCCCACGCCGAGAAGATCAGCGGCGGCGCGCGGGTGCATGCCTACCTGGAATCCCCCTGCAATCCCCACGGCACCATGCTGGACGTGCCGGGCATCTGTGCCGCCGCGCACCGGCACGATATCCTGGTGAGCCTTGATTCCACCCTCGCCACGCCTTTCCTGTACCGGCCGCTGCGCCGCAAAGACAAGGCGGAGCGGCCGGACTTCGTGGTGCACTCCTACACCAAGGATATCGGCGGCACCGGCGGCACCACCGCCGGGGTGGTGATCGGCGAGAATCACCGCATGTTTATCCCCAAGGGCGACAGCGCCAAGGGCGTGAGCTGGGACCGCTGCCTGTTCTGGGACGTCTACTACATCAAGGGCGCCTTCCTGGACGCGGACAAGGCCTGGGAGGTGCACAACGGCATGCGCACCCTGGAGATGCGCATGCTGAAGAAGTGCATCAACACCCTCTGCCTCAGCCACTTCTTCGCCAGTCATCCGGAGATCCGCGTCAACAGCCACGCGCTGGAGGAACACGACAACAGCGACCTGCGCCGGCGGCTGCTGCGCTACGGTCTGCCCACGCCGCTGTTCAGTATCGATATGGAGGCGGCCGGGCTTCCCGACGAGGCCTTCAAGCGCTTCTTCGACGCGTTGGAGCCAGCTTTCGGGCAGATGGTGAGCCTGGGCCAGACCAATACCATGGTCCTCTGCCCGGCGTTCACCTCCCACTCGGAGCTGTCTCCGCAAGCCCTGCGCGCGGCGGATATCCATCCCACCACCATCCGCATTTCCGTGGGCGACGAGAATATGGCCCAGTTGGCGGCACAGTTCATCTCCTGCGCGAAGCTGCACCTGGACCCGGTGCGCCCGGGATTCAGCGAGGGTTTTATGTCGCCGGACGAAGCGGACGGGATGTTTGCGCGCTTCTACCTGGACTGCCATCGCAAGGTGGCGGAGGAGTTTCCGCGGATTGCGGATTATCTGTAG
- a CDS encoding DUF4197 domain-containing protein: protein MKQYWVVAGIMALAGCQNMDAVSPWIDVGNQVARNAGYDTDSRLASGIKETLHTSTDRASSRLSQRGAFNLQLPAAARPVANSLRQFGFGSYVDQLETAMNRGAEQAVAEAAPVFKQAITNMTVNDALGIIRGGDTAATNYFRVQTESALRRRYQPIVESNLRKTGFYDQYKSMLAVYDKLPIANKPGMDLERHVIDSSMATLFSRIGEEEALIRRDPVARGSVLIGQVFGTR from the coding sequence GTGAAGCAATATTGGGTAGTGGCAGGGATAATGGCATTGGCGGGCTGCCAGAATATGGATGCCGTGTCCCCCTGGATCGATGTGGGCAATCAGGTGGCCAGGAACGCGGGCTATGATACCGATTCCAGGCTCGCCAGCGGTATCAAGGAAACCCTGCACACCAGTACCGACCGCGCCAGCAGCCGGCTGTCACAGAGGGGTGCATTCAACTTGCAGCTCCCGGCAGCCGCCCGGCCCGTGGCCAACAGCCTGCGCCAGTTCGGGTTTGGCAGCTATGTGGACCAACTGGAAACCGCCATGAACCGCGGCGCGGAGCAGGCGGTGGCCGAAGCCGCACCGGTGTTCAAACAGGCGATTACCAATATGACGGTCAATGATGCCCTGGGCATTATCCGGGGCGGTGACACCGCCGCCACAAACTACTTCCGGGTACAGACCGAAAGCGCGCTGCGCCGGCGCTATCAGCCGATCGTGGAAAGCAACCTGCGCAAGACCGGTTTCTATGACCAGTACAAGAGTATGCTTGCGGTCTACGATAAATTGCCCATCGCCAACAAGCCCGGTATGGATCTGGAACGCCATGTGATCGACAGCAGTATGGCGACGCTTTTCAGCCGTATTGGCGAAGAGGAGGCATTGATCCGGAGAGACCCCGTTGCCCGGGGCAGCGTGCTGATCGGGCAGGTGTTTGGGACGAGATAG
- a CDS encoding ABC transporter ATP-binding protein yields MATEPGNTLRQLCWPEDQLEAALQALAHRAGLDSGETAPEEPGGSAPTADIDGRIQQGAQRIGLEVEAVSAGYTELSQLLTSAAPALVRLRFAGEDRFLALCDGGRRRLRLLTPQLETRRACTRDVIAQLTGDLEKPQRQRIRQLLENAGIAEGRRAGAARALLDESLAHESIGACWLLRQPPGLPLWRQMRQKGLHWKLAGLIASHACQYLLFLLGWWLIGVAVLAGRADPGWFAAWVLLLFTQIPFALLTTRLQGIVSVETGTLIKKRLLAAALRMAPGKIRHMGSGQMLSRVFDAENIESDALHGGFLILLAVVELGLMVPVLALAAGGAFHLATLAVFLLFAVALCRRQFLLRSRWTDRRLSLTHGLIEKMVGHRTRLAQQPPSDWHRGEDRELGGYLQSAIASDDAMTRLVALLPRSWLVLGIAGLIPAFAGGAQGGALAASLGGILLGYRAVLKGMHGFTNALNATIAWRNMRELFALEMAHAKTQSPIPSGRPPAERGQPLLYARGLRFKYPNKERPVLRDCGLSVATGDRILLQGTSGSGKSTLANLITGLHTPDDGLLLLHGYDRSSLGAHQWRRLVASAPQFHENHVLGESFLFNLLMGDCWPPRNESVQRAYVICRELGLEPLLQKMPAGMLQTVGEMGWQLSHGERSRLYIARALLQNAELVVLDESFAALDPENLRLAVDCVKKHARTLLVIAHP; encoded by the coding sequence ATGGCGACTGAACCCGGCAATACCCTGCGGCAACTGTGCTGGCCGGAGGACCAGTTGGAGGCGGCCCTGCAGGCCCTGGCGCACAGGGCCGGGCTGGACAGCGGGGAAACCGCCCCGGAAGAGCCTGGCGGGAGCGCCCCGACTGCCGATATCGACGGCCGTATCCAGCAGGGCGCGCAGCGCATCGGCCTGGAGGTGGAGGCGGTCAGCGCCGGCTACACCGAGCTGTCGCAACTGCTGACCTCCGCGGCTCCCGCACTGGTGCGCCTGCGCTTTGCCGGGGAGGACCGCTTTCTGGCCCTTTGCGACGGCGGGCGCCGACGGCTGCGGCTGCTCACCCCGCAACTGGAAACCCGCCGGGCTTGCACCCGCGACGTGATTGCGCAACTGACCGGCGATCTGGAGAAGCCCCAGCGCCAACGCATCCGGCAACTGCTGGAGAACGCCGGCATCGCCGAGGGACGCCGCGCCGGGGCCGCGCGGGCGCTGCTCGACGAGAGCCTGGCCCACGAATCCATCGGTGCCTGCTGGCTGTTGCGCCAGCCCCCCGGTTTACCCCTCTGGCGACAGATGCGCCAAAAGGGGCTGCACTGGAAACTGGCCGGACTGATCGCCTCCCATGCCTGCCAGTACCTGCTGTTCCTGCTGGGCTGGTGGCTGATCGGCGTCGCGGTGCTGGCAGGCAGGGCGGACCCGGGCTGGTTTGCCGCCTGGGTGCTGTTGCTGTTCACCCAGATTCCCTTCGCCCTGCTCACCACCCGCCTGCAGGGCATCGTCTCCGTGGAGACCGGCACCTTGATCAAAAAGCGGCTGCTCGCCGCCGCCCTGCGCATGGCACCGGGGAAAATCCGCCATATGGGCTCGGGGCAAATGCTGAGCCGGGTGTTCGACGCGGAGAATATCGAATCCGACGCGCTGCACGGGGGTTTCCTGATCCTGCTGGCGGTGGTGGAACTGGGCCTGATGGTACCGGTGCTCGCCCTCGCCGCCGGCGGTGCTTTCCACCTGGCGACCCTCGCGGTGTTTTTGCTGTTCGCCGTCGCGCTGTGCCGGCGGCAATTCCTGCTGCGCAGCCGCTGGACCGACCGCCGCCTGTCCCTGACCCACGGCCTGATCGAGAAGATGGTGGGCCACCGCACCCGCCTCGCCCAGCAGCCGCCGTCGGACTGGCACCGGGGCGAGGACCGCGAACTGGGCGGTTACCTGCAGAGCGCCATAGCGTCCGACGATGCCATGACCCGGCTGGTGGCGCTGCTGCCGCGCAGCTGGCTGGTGCTGGGTATCGCCGGGCTCATTCCCGCCTTCGCCGGCGGGGCGCAGGGCGGCGCTCTCGCCGCCAGCCTGGGCGGCATTCTGCTCGGCTACCGCGCGGTACTGAAGGGAATGCACGGCTTCACCAACGCCCTGAACGCGACGATCGCCTGGCGCAACATGCGCGAGCTGTTCGCGCTGGAGATGGCACACGCGAAAACGCAATCCCCCATTCCTTCCGGCCGGCCGCCGGCGGAACGCGGGCAGCCATTGCTGTATGCCCGGGGGCTGCGCTTCAAGTACCCGAACAAGGAACGGCCGGTCCTGCGCGACTGCGGCCTGAGCGTCGCCACCGGCGACCGCATATTGCTGCAGGGCACCTCCGGCTCCGGCAAATCCACCCTCGCCAACCTGATCACCGGCCTGCATACCCCGGACGACGGCCTGCTGCTGTTGCACGGTTACGACAGAAGCAGCCTGGGCGCGCACCAGTGGCGCAGGCTGGTGGCCTCGGCGCCGCAGTTCCACGAAAACCACGTGCTGGGTGAATCCTTTCTGTTCAACCTGCTGATGGGCGATTGCTGGCCGCCGCGCAATGAAAGCGTCCAGCGGGCCTACGTCATCTGCCGAGAGCTGGGCCTGGAGCCGCTGCTGCAAAAAATGCCCGCCGGCATGCTGCAGACCGTGGGCGAAATGGGCTGGCAGCTCTCCCACGGCGAACGCAGCCGTCTGTATATCGCCCGCGCGCTGCTACAAAACGCGGAGCTGGTGGTACTGGACGAAAGCTTCGCCGCGCTGGACCCGGAGAACCTGCGTCTGGCGGTGGACTGTGTTAAAAAACACGCGCGCACCCTGCTGGTGATCGCCCATCCCTGA
- a CDS encoding cysteine peptidase family C39 domain-containing protein, with product MSKPRRLAPEVIQTSNMDCGPAALKCLLEGFGVNAHYGRLRDACQTDVDGTSIDTLEEIAVQLGLDAEQLVVPADHLLLDDIHYLPALVVVRLPNGNTHFVVAWRRHGNLVQVMDPASGRRWLGARRFLNELYTHTMEVPAADWREWAGGEEFVTPLRERMRRLKIPPDLEQELCRRALADEHWQPLAFLDAAVRMLASLTGSGALKRGREAGQLLDGLVRQFAEDSTRAVQLVPENYWCVRPQTPPGEQAAENEDSEPTLAFRGAVLVRVKGHLGRERAQAESEDLRKALDEKPLRPLHQLWQLLRDDGLLAPAVVALTMLASVLGLMAEVLLFRGLIDIHGELATAPQRLAAIGLALAFTLTLLLVQYPAARVQLVLGRHLESRFRMRLLEKLPRIPDHFFHSRPVSDTGERSHRVFALRDLPVLGGSILHKTFSLAATAAGIIWLAPFAAPLVLLMTAVQVAIPLVFQPALRDRDMRVQTHAGALGRFYMDALQGMVPIRTHGAETAVRREHEQLLTEWARAGRSFLRFQLSGQAVQLLVNTVLSAVLVLGCVSTGGAGPYLLLLVYWILALPPLGEEVAALMREYPRQRNTLLRALEPLQAAGEEEPEAVKGDGEGTEEERWDGPAEIRFHKASARAAGQLILQDVDLHIAPGEHLAVVGESGAGKSSLVGLLLGWHRTAGGRVLVNGGELRGERLAQFRRHCAWVDPAVQLWNRSLLDNLRYGGDGTAPLYPVLRQADLLELVANLPEGLQSGLGESGALVSGGEGQRVRLGRALGREDPCCAILDEPFRGLDRHQRRRLLGNVRRFWQHSTLICITHDIAETQHFSRVLVVADGRIVEDGPPAELAAREDSRYARLLAAEQQMWRSCWESGDWRQLRMENGRLEETAPAPAAPREEIHHGD from the coding sequence ATGAGCAAACCCCGCCGGCTGGCGCCGGAGGTCATCCAGACTTCCAATATGGACTGCGGCCCCGCGGCCCTCAAATGCCTGCTGGAGGGCTTCGGCGTCAACGCCCACTATGGCCGCCTGCGCGACGCCTGCCAGACGGATGTGGACGGCACCTCCATCGACACCCTGGAGGAAATCGCCGTGCAGTTGGGGCTGGACGCCGAACAGCTGGTGGTGCCCGCCGACCACCTGCTGCTCGACGATATCCACTACCTGCCCGCCCTGGTGGTGGTGCGCCTACCCAACGGCAACACCCATTTCGTGGTGGCCTGGCGCCGCCACGGCAACCTGGTGCAGGTGATGGACCCGGCCAGCGGCAGGCGCTGGCTCGGCGCCCGCCGCTTCCTGAACGAACTCTACACCCACACCATGGAGGTGCCCGCAGCGGACTGGCGCGAGTGGGCCGGCGGCGAGGAATTTGTCACCCCGCTGCGCGAGCGGATGCGCAGGCTCAAAATCCCCCCGGACCTCGAACAGGAACTGTGCCGCCGGGCCCTGGCCGACGAACACTGGCAGCCCCTGGCCTTCCTGGACGCCGCGGTGCGCATGCTTGCCTCCCTGACCGGCTCCGGCGCGCTGAAGCGCGGCCGGGAGGCGGGCCAACTGCTGGATGGCCTGGTGCGGCAGTTTGCCGAAGACAGCACCCGCGCAGTTCAACTGGTGCCGGAAAACTACTGGTGCGTGCGCCCCCAGACACCGCCCGGCGAACAGGCGGCTGAAAACGAGGACAGCGAGCCGACCCTCGCCTTCCGCGGCGCCGTGCTGGTGCGGGTCAAGGGCCACCTGGGCCGCGAACGGGCGCAGGCGGAATCCGAGGATTTGCGCAAAGCCCTCGACGAAAAGCCGCTGCGCCCGCTGCACCAGCTCTGGCAACTGCTGCGCGACGACGGCCTGCTGGCCCCCGCGGTAGTGGCGCTGACCATGCTCGCCTCGGTGCTGGGGCTGATGGCGGAAGTGCTGCTGTTCCGCGGGCTGATCGATATCCACGGCGAACTGGCCACCGCTCCCCAGCGGCTGGCCGCTATCGGCCTGGCACTGGCCTTCACCCTCACCCTGCTGCTGGTGCAATATCCCGCGGCCAGGGTGCAGCTGGTCCTGGGCAGGCACCTGGAGAGCCGCTTCCGCATGCGCCTGCTGGAAAAGCTGCCGCGGATACCCGACCACTTCTTCCACAGCCGCCCCGTCTCGGATACCGGCGAGCGCAGCCACCGGGTGTTCGCCCTGCGCGACCTGCCGGTGCTCGGCGGGAGCATATTGCACAAAACGTTCTCCCTGGCCGCCACCGCCGCCGGCATTATCTGGCTGGCCCCTTTCGCCGCGCCGCTAGTGCTGCTGATGACCGCGGTGCAGGTGGCGATTCCACTGGTATTCCAACCCGCGCTCAGGGACCGGGACATGCGCGTGCAGACCCACGCCGGCGCCCTGGGCCGCTTCTATATGGATGCACTGCAGGGGATGGTGCCTATCCGCACCCACGGGGCGGAAACCGCCGTGCGGCGCGAGCACGAACAACTGCTCACCGAGTGGGCCCGCGCCGGCCGCTCCTTCCTGCGCTTCCAGCTCTCCGGCCAGGCGGTACAGCTACTGGTGAACACCGTGCTTTCGGCGGTGCTGGTGCTGGGTTGCGTTTCCACCGGCGGCGCCGGGCCCTATCTGCTGCTGCTCGTCTACTGGATACTCGCCCTGCCGCCACTGGGCGAGGAGGTGGCGGCGCTGATGCGCGAGTACCCGCGGCAGCGCAACACCCTGCTGCGCGCGCTGGAACCGCTGCAGGCCGCTGGCGAAGAAGAACCGGAAGCGGTCAAGGGTGACGGAGAGGGTACAGAAGAGGAGCGCTGGGATGGACCCGCGGAAATCCGCTTTCACAAGGCGAGCGCCCGCGCCGCCGGGCAACTGATCCTGCAGGATGTCGATCTGCATATCGCACCCGGGGAACACCTGGCCGTCGTCGGCGAGTCCGGTGCGGGCAAGTCCAGCCTGGTGGGCCTGCTACTGGGCTGGCACCGCACGGCGGGCGGCCGCGTCCTGGTGAACGGCGGGGAGCTGCGGGGCGAACGGCTGGCGCAGTTTCGCCGGCACTGCGCCTGGGTGGACCCGGCGGTGCAACTGTGGAACCGCAGCCTGCTGGACAACCTGCGCTACGGCGGCGATGGCACCGCGCCCCTCTACCCGGTGTTGCGGCAGGCGGACCTGCTGGAGCTGGTGGCCAATCTCCCCGAGGGACTGCAAAGCGGCCTGGGCGAAAGCGGCGCGCTGGTCTCCGGCGGCGAGGGCCAGCGGGTGCGCCTGGGCCGCGCCCTGGGTAGGGAAGACCCCTGCTGCGCCATTCTTGACGAACCCTTCCGCGGCCTGGACCGCCACCAGCGCCGACGCCTGCTGGGCAATGTGCGCCGCTTCTGGCAACACTCCACCCTGATCTGCATCACCCACGATATCGCCGAGACCCAGCACTTCTCCCGGGTATTGGTGGTCGCCGACGGCCGCATCGTCGAGGACGGCCCGCCGGCGGAACTGGCCGCCCGGGAGGATTCCAGATACGCCCGCCTGCTGGCCGCGGAACAGCAGATGTGGCGCAGTTGCTGGGAGAGCGGAGACTGGCGGCAGCTGCGCATGGAAAACGGCCGCCTGGAGGAAACGGCGCCCGCGCCGGCTGCGCCGCGGGAGGAGATTCACCATGGCGACTGA